In Penaeus vannamei isolate JL-2024 chromosome 15, ASM4276789v1, whole genome shotgun sequence, the following are encoded in one genomic region:
- the bwa gene encoding alkaline ceramidase, whose translation MAGAGVLLQWVGAGTSPVDWCEDNYTVTPHIAEFVNTVSNVLFLVIPGACMRLWDSYAQHVSRGIHVVWVFFTIVGISSAYFHATLSLLGQLLDELSILWLLMVSYALFTPVHFRPRFLQANRKMYYLAVSLLAILITGSAFVQPAINCYALFGVGSPAIAMLTVQVRRASDPAVKRLGMVTLSGLALAATAWVGDHILCTVLRAIDLAVLHGLWHILIFFSSYNTQVLFCYFHAIQEVPEKKPTLRYWPNRWWGLPYVYCQSSRHDKTP comes from the coding sequence ATGGCGGGGGCCGGCGTGCTGCTGCAGTGGGTGGGCGCGGGGACGTCGCCCGTCGACTGGTGCGAGGACAACTACACCGTCACGCCCCACATCGCCGAGTTCGTCAACACCGTGAGCAACGTGCTGTTCCTGGTGATCCCCGGCGCCTGCATGAGGCTGTGGGACAGCTACGCGCAGCACGTGTCGCGGGGCATCCACGTGGTGTGGGTGTTCTTCACGATCGTGGGCATCTCCTCGGCCTACTTCCACGCCACGCTCTCCCTCCTCGGCCAGCTCCTCGACGAGCTCTCCATCCTGTGGCTGCTCATGGTGTCCTACGCGCTGTTCACGCCCGTGCACTTCCGCCCTCGGTTCCTGCAGGCCAATCGGAAGATGTACTACCTGGCCGTCTCGCTGCTGGCCATCCTCATCACGGGCTCGGCCTTCGTGCAGCCGGCGATCAACTGCTACGCGCTCTTCGGCGTCGGGTCGCCGGCCATCGCCATGCTAACGGTGCAGGTGCGGCGGGCGAGCGACCCCGCCGTGAAGCGCCTGGGCATGGTCACGCTGAGCGGCCTCGCCCTCGCCGCCACGGCCTGGGTCGGGGACCACATCCTCTGCACCGTTCTCAGAGCCATCGATCTCGCCGTCCTCCACGGCCTGTGGCACATTCTCATCTTCTTCAGCTCGTACAACACGCAGGTCCTCTTCTGCTACTTCCACGCCATTCAGGAGGTGCCCGAGAAGAAGCCCACGCTAAGGTATTGGCCGAACCGCTGGTGGGGGCTGCCGTACGTCTATTGTCAGAGCTCCAGGCACGATAAGACGCCCTGA